In Acropora muricata isolate sample 2 chromosome 13, ASM3666990v1, whole genome shotgun sequence, the DNA window TAAAcagtttttcaaatgttttggtTTAGTTCCAGGCGAGCTCGCTCGCTTTCATATTGAAAGTATAAAAGTAATGACTGGCAATTTATTTGGAACAGTTCTAATTACGGCGACAGCTTGTACATTGAACGAAGCTTTCTCGAAATTCCAAATCTTTTGCTTACCTTTATTATATTTGTCCTTCCACAAATTTTACGATGCGTTGTTATGCATTGAGGGCGAAAAATCGCCTCTTGTCTGTGTTATAGCAATTGCTTTTCCTCTTCACTTTGCCCGCGGTCCTAAATAACGTCTGCAAACCTATAAACCCACCAGAAGATTAGTcgcctattttttttcttttttaacgtATTCTGTGTTCAATGCAACCATTATTCGGCAAATAAATAGCCTTTAATTACCTCTTTGTTCGTCGCTTTGTTGTTTGGTTTCTTTCAGCTTTGCTTCAACACGTGACAGCGCGAGAACGGCGCGGCTTCCCCTGTCACGGTTGCAGGGTTTTCGCGCCATTTCTCTTCTTCGATTGACATCATTGCTGGACACACAGTTATTTGTTTGCAATGTTTGGGCGCTATACTCTGCCCTTCTTTAGCTTTTCTTCCGATTGTAAAACCATTTGACCATTGCTAAAGTAGAGGGACCTAGTCGAACGTTAGAACATGAAGATGTACATATAGCAATAGGTGGAGGATCGTCGCTACTTAAACTAGGCTTAGAAGAGACATTTGATTTTTCAAATCGGGTGTTACACAATAAACGTCTCTTCAACAAAAGTCCTGCTCAACTCTCTAATTTCGGTGAGAGAAAGTGTAGGCGAAACAAGCGCGCATGCGCGAGACTTGAGAGACAACCGGGCCATTCGAGCCTCGTGTCCTCACAGTCACGCGCGCGTGCGTGTCATACTTTGCATTTGCAAAAATGATTTGTTTCCAAATCCCGCTACCCACATACTCGTCAAATTCAATTATTCTTAACGTTTTTTATACGGTGAAAAAGTTTCAAAAGACGCATTTAACGAGCAAAAAGAACAGAAAACGAGAAAATAAACACCTGGGGCACAACACAGCTTCCTCCTTTCATTAATATCTGCCATCAAATGGTAATACAGCAACcattatttgtttctttgtttcttttgtcgCAGTTTTCAGAGTAATATCCAGACTTAAATTATCACACAGAAATCATTTATTTGCTCTGCAGAATTTTCCATGACAGAAGTGCGTCAGTGTTAATTTTATGTCTATTATTCTTTGGTAAGATAAAGATTACATTCGTTCGAAAGAACACTTAACAGCGTTAACGTCTTAAGAACAAGGTTCTTGACGCATTTTGTCCTTTAAAAAATTGGAAATGTCAAGCAATACATGGAAATTGACTGTTGTAATGTTTCCAGTATTATCTTTACGGTATTGAGGCGACTTCTGAATATCCGGTTTGATACTGTGTACGAGCAGCATTTCTATGCTGTCCTTCGACACCTTTCAGTCACTTAATTACAAGTCTGGTGACTGAGTGGAATACTAATTTGACTTTACTCGAAAAGAAGAATTTGCTGGAACGAATGTGATCGAAACtcagtaatttttttatttccccGGGAAGTGTAATAACCATGGTAaggaataaataatttattgacagaGCTATTTCCTGTGGTATTGTAATTATTTcatgtttgctttttttgtttttcaggagCAAACGTTTGAAATAAGAAAAGTATACAAGCAATTTATCAGCCACGGCAAACGCAGCAGTGAATACAGCTGGGCGTACTTCAATACGAGGTGTTAAGGGCCTGCTTACTCGACTTACCACTAAGCCAAAGGTGTTGAAAAGGTAAGATTTAAAAGTAAAGGAAAgattaaaacaaattttaaattgcaaaTAAGCATATGAAATTAAATTGCGCTTAATCGCGTGTGAATAATAAACTATTGTTCCCTGTACGAGTTCGCCGCAAAATCATCAAGCAACTTCGCTTTAAGCAGTCAGTATTCTATAAAATAATACTCAATCATTATTTATCAGAATCATATCTGTGAGTTTAACAATCTAACGGTCTTCTTCGAGTCACTGACCAGTGAAACAAAAACGCATATTTGATCCCTATCAAGCACGGATTCATTTATTCGATACCTTTTTTTCAATCTATACAGGACTTTCTCTGTCGATTTAACCTGCTTCTCACTACTTTTTCCAAGAAGTTCAGAATTAACTTCGTTTTAATTGTTAGTAATGCGTCAGCGCATTGTTATGTTCAGTTGAATGTATTATAATATTCTTTCACTGATTTAGGAGCCTTTTTTTTCAATCCAACAGTTGCAAAAGATAAAGTCAGAAGAGTACGCCTTCTTAAAATTTATGATTGTTAGGAGTAATGCAAACTTGATCTTTTCTGATCGTCATTTGGCATGGTCGACttagtttttgtttcatttctcaaGTACCCGACGGTACCACTTTTGCAGAGATGAAAGACGAAAATTTCGTATCAAACGAGTTactaaaggtcaaattacctcTGAATGATCAAAACGGTAACGTTTCGACCTCGAGCCTTTCACTAATAcgaaggctaacgctcgaaatttcAGCTTAAAGCGTGATCTTCTTATGTCGTTATTTTATTTGACTTCTCACAATCGTGGGAGGATCTCATATATTAGTCTGGTTTTGAAAGCTAAAGAACCCTTTTTTTCTAGTTTAAAACACATCTTTCGGTCGATGGAGATGTATGCCAAAGTCGGCAACTCAATCTTACAAGTAGGATTAAGATTTCAAGTTCTAAGACACTACTAAAAGCCCCTACCGCTTGAACATCTGTAAGGTTTTGAATTAGGAACAAGTTTAAGAATTCATTAACATAAGTGAGCTTAAATCGTGGGTTCCTCGTCAATGCGAAAAAAGACCACTTTCAATCATGACTTAATTGCTGGATCAGTGCCAATTTGGGGTAAAAAGTGAAAAGGTTTGGACGATGCCATCTCTTGACCGAGGAGGAGGCTGGCGTAAGTAAAAACGTAAAATCATTGTaacaattttcatttgaaaaaaaaaaacactacatTTTCTGAGCATCGAAAAAGAAATGTAAAACATTGAAGCATACTCTGCATAGCGATCTCAGTGTGCCGGATTCTGATAAACATTTGACTACGATAGAAGAAATCGGCAATCACAGCCAGCCGCCGTACGTCGCAACTGTGGTCTTCAGTACCCGTCAGATAGTATCACGTTTCTGTGCAACCACCAGGTTGTTACTGTTCAGAAAAGCTGATTGTACGTCTCCTTTAACACATTTCATTTGATCAAGGAGGAACCAGCCAGTTAGTACCGGGGAAATTATGTCTTCGGATAACGATTGCAGGAATTCAATTTGTTTACCCCTTGCGTCTATGAAGTGAAAATTGAATTGTTTATCATTAGCCGAAAAAGTGTGGCGTTGATCTCTTGAAAAGGGCCCTTAGGGCGAACGCACCAGGCACTCATAGGGAGGAGAATCGGCTGTCGTTTGGCTTCTGCTAAGTGAAACCAATTACAAAGCATCCACGAAAGCAGCTTTGCGTTTGTTTCACATAAACCTGACAGTGTACATTTGAAATCTAGAAATTTAAGAAACTATACGTTGTGAAACGCCTCATCGCGCTTTTAATAAGCCTTGGTAAACTTCAATTTGCACTCTCCCTTGATCCATTGTTAATCGTCTCACTCCGGTTGCTTTTGTGCAGTCtgaatatttttcctttgtacATTATCAGAGAATCCTTAATATCACAGTTTTGGCAAATTGGATGTAATTTACCTTCAATTGTAGAGCTGTCGCAAAACGCTGCAATGTTTACATTAACAAATGCCTTTGTGTATTTCATGAAATCGATGCACGTATAATTTAATGGCTTTACAACTCATTTGCAATCCGgttgtttttctcaaaaattaaaataacaaatcaaCGTAAAAAATATATCGTTGACTCCATAGAGTTATTGCTTTGTCATTTCGTTTTCGTTTTAATTCGTGAAATAAACGAAACGGAAAATATGCATCAGGTCGTAATTGTGGCAAGAAGACTACGTCGATTCGAAGTAATACGGTTGCTATAGTGATGACTGTGTAAATGTGTTTAACCATGAAAAGTTTCCTACATCATTTCGTACTCAGCTGTCAAAAGCCAGTCATTCTTAGTTCAAAAGAGGACCTAAGCCTGAAACGGAATAACCCCAACACTAAAGCTAACCCATCAATATTTTCACCCTTTTTGCTTTCAAAGTCATTACATTAAATCATTACATTTCGTCTACAATGCAACAGAGGTCGTTTTCAACAATGTTCGAATAATGTATAAAATAGTTTACTATAAATAACGAACAAATTTCGATACCCGAAAAGTGCATAATTGATTGAGataataacgaaaaaaaaatcagcgcTTTATCATGTGCAATGATCCAGTTGCTCAACCTTAGATCGgtaacatacatacatacatactttattagTATTTTCTAGGAAGCTTTTCAATACTAAATGACAAGAGTATGAAAATAATAAATGCATAAAATCATGAAAAGCGTTCATTAAAAATAGGTCTCAAGCAACTGTGAAAAATTATGTCAAAAATTATCCTATTTGAATACCCCAGATGTCATCATAGATTTCACTTGAGTGATTTAGCAAGTTTCCTTTAAACACTTTTTCACGGTCACCTCTCATTTATTATTTCGGAAGTTATCCCACGCAAGGCAATTAGACGACAGAGCTTTCAACGTAAATATATTTAACCAGACTCTCAGCAATTTTGAAGTAAAAATAACAGGCCCTTTTTTCCATATGTCAATGTTTAATATTGACTTTCACTCAACGTAAACTTCACGTTAAACAATGCATTTTAACGTACAAGACTTGTCACTTCGATCAACGATTGCTACGCTCATGTAAGGACAGGTACCTGATTTTAAACCTTAAGACAAAATCAGCATTGTGAAAGTTGAACTTAGGGTAATCTCTACCTGGTAGGGAAGGGAAAAGAATGACGTTCCTAGGCTTAAGTGTCCTCTTACTCAAGCAAAGGAACTGAGAGATGGAGTCTCACCACCACCACCCCCTCCCCACCCCCAGTGAGGAATAGATGTCCCCTGTTCCAAGTTCAAAGACAATTGATTAAGTCTGTGCGCTTTCAGTTCAAAACTGGAGATAAACTCTCCCACTGCACAGTTGTTTTCAAGGCTCAAAGGATTTTATTTAAAGAAATTCGTTCTTTTGTGTATTGCTTTCACAGTTTTCTACAAATAGGTGATTGCTGGAGAGAGGAAAAATGCCGACAATGAACTTATCTGATTGCCTAACAACGCAAAATTGCTCTGTTACGAAAAAAGCCAACTACGAACATGAGGATTACGAAGACACTCCCTTCTTCAGAGTACAAACCGATACATTTCCCATCATCGCTGCCGTTTTGATTATCTCCTTAAATTCCTGGGTTATTGCACTGGTAGTTAAGAAGCGGCATCTACGAACGGTGACAAACATCATCTTGGTCAGCCTGGCCTTGTCGGACCTCTGCACCGGCGCCCTTTCAATCCCGCTTTATCTAAGCTGTAACATCACAAGAATAACAGGCATCTGTACAGCTGATTTGATAGTGATTATCTTTGTCTCCGTCTCCACTGTCTTGCATATATTGGTGATGACGATCGACCGTTACATCTGCATCATTCACGCGTTACGTTACCAGATCTGGGTCACGCATCGACGTGGTCGGGCGGTCATCGCTTTGATATGGTCAATTTCTGTCTTTACGGCGCTTATTCAGCTGGCATGGGTTGACCTAAACCAAGACGCTCACGACGACTACGGAACGGAAATCGGAATGAAATTCGTTGTTTACGACATCTTTCGCTTGGTGGCATTTATTGGGCTCCCTGCTACTTTCATGGCATTTACATATGCACGCATCTTCTACGAAGTGCGCAGGCAGACCAGGAACATTCATAAAAACAACACACCAGGATGGCAAGAGACACAAAGGAGCACAAAACGCGAATGGAAAATTGCTGTAATCTATCTGTTAATGCTAGTGGTCTTCCTCATCTGTTGGGTACCCTTCTCTCTTTTACGTGTTGAACAGATTCTTCAGGCTGAATTTTTCGAGCTTCATTTGAGCGATGTTGCAATGGTGTTACTCTACTGGATGCGCTTTTGTTCCTCTTTCATTAACCCATGCTTGTACATCTTAGGTAAGCCTGACTTTCGCAACGCCACATGCTTGAGGCGGCAGAAGGAAAGACAGATCTATTCCGATTACACTCGCACTTCTCTTATGAAGTCTTCGCCTGTCTAAGTCACAGGACAGCCTCCACAGTTTGGGTTGTCCACAGAACACCACCAGGTCACGTTTCTGaggccaggggcctgtttctcgaaagtcccgaaacttttcgggcgtatttcgggtgacataattctctttgtatcttcaaaacgaagtcgtctcgaggcacgaaacttatttttatttttattccctttacaacatatgaaaagaccagctttagagaataagcaggtcgaagttttacgaatggcttttcgggcccgaaaagttctcgggactttcgagaaacaggccccaggcccgAGCTTTCACAATGTTCGACTGTAAATACATTAATTGAAggtctacgacgcgacggcagcgacagcgccacaaatttttcgtatttaatgaacaaaaacaaaagctttgcacgccctccacatgcttttttttatttctctacatttctttccagttctcggcaaatctgcgacgtgaaatgaccgtTTCTCaaattttacagagaacgtAACATACAGCCGCgtatttgaattttctttcctagctttGACCCCTCATCTGTAATTTCAATTCCTGGGTAGTGcagctagctttcaaaagttaaacaaactgacataatgacggaaaagattgacaaacttgcacttgcaattttgaacgacgtttccgctactgtcgcgtcgtagatcttaaactccctgtttGTGGGCGAGTAGCGTCCCCATTTTAGGAAATCAGAGGTCCCGCAGCTTCTGGGCAGGTCACGGCCAATGTTTCAGTGTTGGATGCCCTTATCAATCGTGATTAGAAATTCAACGACAACTTCTTCATTGTTTGGCTTTTATCTTGCGCCTATTGAAACCTCTTGAGATGCGCGTGAAATTCGTTGATCTTAAAATAACCTCGGGTAAATCACATTCTTTCACAAAGCGAAATACTTAATTAATTAGCTAGGAAGTTGTTTATGATGGATATAATTTCCCTGTTGGAGAGGATGTAATTCTGTCATCGCAGGAACTTAAGCTTTTGTTTCGTAATGCTAACATCATGAGTGCAGCGAGTTCCATTAAacacaatagggagcttaagcaaccacgacgacgacggcaacaaaaaccccacaaatttgcatatttgacaatgaaaaacagtatttttgcacgctttgcacgtgcatttttcaatttttgacattttatagacgttctcgttctttctacgacgtgagaTGACCCGTTTTGCAGCTGTG includes these proteins:
- the LOC136896124 gene encoding histamine H2 receptor-like, whose product is MPTMNLSDCLTTQNCSVTKKANYEHEDYEDTPFFRVQTDTFPIIAAVLIISLNSWVIALVVKKRHLRTVTNIILVSLALSDLCTGALSIPLYLSCNITRITGICTADLIVIIFVSVSTVLHILVMTIDRYICIIHALRYQIWVTHRRGRAVIALIWSISVFTALIQLAWVDLNQDAHDDYGTEIGMKFVVYDIFRLVAFIGLPATFMAFTYARIFYEVRRQTRNIHKNNTPGWQETQRSTKREWKIAVIYLLMLVVFLICWVPFSLLRVEQILQAEFFELHLSDVAMVLLYWMRFCSSFINPCLYILGKPDFRNATCLRRQKERQIYSDYTRTSLMKSSPV